The Papaver somniferum cultivar HN1 unplaced genomic scaffold, ASM357369v1 unplaced-scaffold_18, whole genome shotgun sequence genome includes a window with the following:
- the LOC113338073 gene encoding methyltransferase-like protein 5: MKLKQLESYLGNLDQFSNPKIELEQYPTGSHIASRMLYTAENSFGDISGKVVADFGCGCGTLSIASALLGAEYVLGIDVDTESLEIAGENAEDLEVDINFVQCDINNLNLRGQIVDTVVMNPPFGTRKKGADMNFLSVAMKVASQAVYSLHKTTTRDHIKKTALRDLNAKSAEVICELRYDVPQLYKFHKKKEVDIAVDLWRFVPQRDQER; encoded by the exons ATGAAGCTTAAACAGTTAGAATCTTATCTGGGTAATCTTGACCAGTTCTCAAATCCAAAG ATTGAACTGGAACAGTACCCGACAGGATCTCATATTGCATCTCGAATGTTATACACT GCAGAGAATTCATTTGGGGATATAAGTGGGAAAGTAGTTGCAGATTTTGGTTGTGGGTGTGGTACATTAAGTATTGCAAGTGCTCTTTTAGGTGCTGA ATATGTTCTTGGCATTGATGTTGATACCGAGTCCCTTGAGATTGCGGGAGAGAATGCAGAGGATCTTGAG GTGGACATAAATTTTGTTCAGTGTGACATCAACAATCTGAACTTGAGAG GTCAAATTGTCGACACTGTTGTAATGAATCCTCCATTTGGTACACGGAAAAAGGGCGCAGACATGAATTTCCTCTCTGTGGCTATGAAG GTTGCATCCCAAGCAGTCTATTCCTTGCATAAGACAACGACCAGAGAT CACATAAAGAAGACTGCATTACGGGATTTAAATGCTAAAAGTGCCGAAGTCATATGTGAG CTTCGGTACGATGTGCCACAGCTTTACAAATTTCATAAGAAGAAAGAGGTTGATATTGCAGTGGATCTATGGAGATTTGTTCCTCAGAGAGATCAAGAAAGGTAA